Proteins from a genomic interval of Chroococcidiopsis thermalis PCC 7203:
- a CDS encoding Arm DNA-binding domain-containing protein, with translation MQLESRQHKASKGSVQIKVSNGRLQLAFTHAGKRHYLSLGLSDNKLNRKAAEAKAKIIESDITYERFDHTLAKYKSQSVLSAVTPITPIVTPKIAFAELWEKYTQYKSSQVAASTLVRDYGKIAKRLQALPKNVEDAVGVRDWLLGKYSSEVARRTLIQMNACCNWAVKSGLVSENPFNGMASDIKKTVRDTSREPFSREERDAIIAAFENNSFCSKFAPIPHSYYAPYVKFLFITGCRPEEAIALQWKHISADCQRIQFKEAIPSDTGIRGQTKTGKTRTFPCNSKLQEFLGSIKPESPLPNDLVFPGSRGQVIDSHNFLNRVWKPVVEGLVKTGKVEKYLPQYNIRHTFITLAVENGLDAKDVARLVGNSPEIIYRHYAGIKRELSVPEF, from the coding sequence ATGCAATTAGAAAGCAGGCAGCATAAAGCTTCTAAGGGTTCAGTACAGATTAAAGTATCCAATGGTCGATTGCAGCTAGCGTTCACTCACGCTGGCAAGCGGCACTATCTCTCGCTTGGGCTATCGGACAATAAACTAAATCGAAAAGCAGCAGAGGCTAAGGCTAAGATCATTGAGTCTGATATTACTTATGAGCGGTTTGACCATACCCTAGCCAAATACAAGTCCCAGTCAGTACTCAGCGCTGTTACCCCAATTACCCCAATTGTTACCCCAAAAATTGCTTTTGCCGAGCTGTGGGAAAAGTATACGCAGTATAAGTCCTCTCAAGTTGCTGCTAGCACGCTAGTAAGGGATTACGGCAAGATTGCCAAGCGGCTACAAGCTCTCCCTAAAAATGTTGAAGATGCTGTAGGAGTCAGAGACTGGCTACTTGGCAAATACAGCAGTGAAGTGGCACGTCGCACTTTAATTCAAATGAATGCCTGTTGCAACTGGGCAGTCAAATCAGGTTTAGTCTCAGAAAATCCTTTCAACGGTATGGCTAGCGATATTAAGAAAACAGTAAGGGATACGAGTAGAGAACCATTTAGTCGGGAAGAAAGGGATGCAATTATTGCAGCATTTGAGAATAATAGCTTCTGTTCAAAATTTGCTCCCATACCCCACTCTTACTACGCCCCCTATGTAAAGTTTCTTTTCATCACTGGTTGTCGTCCTGAAGAAGCGATCGCACTCCAATGGAAACATATTTCAGCAGATTGTCAAAGGATTCAATTCAAAGAAGCCATACCCAGCGATACTGGTATTCGCGGACAAACCAAAACCGGAAAGACAAGAACTTTCCCCTGCAACTCTAAGCTTCAAGAATTTCTTGGGAGCATTAAACCTGAAAGCCCGTTACCTAATGATTTAGTTTTCCCAGGTTCACGCGGACAAGTTATTGACTCTCATAACTTCTTGAATCGGGTCTGGAAGCCTGTAGTAGAAGGTTTGGTAAAGACAGGCAAGGTTGAAAAGTATCTGCCTCAGTACAACATCCGCCATACATTTATCACTCTAGCCGTAGAAAATGGTCTAGATGCAAAGGATGTAGCGCGATTAGTGG
- a CDS encoding MraY family glycosyltransferase, with protein sequence MNIYGFLQSIGIASPYGYGWLSVMFTFVLAWIVTWQLMPEVRSFALKVGWADQPNERRLNREPLPNAGGLVIYTGVLAALVLATLLRPIVIEGVLAEVLTILLGGSILVLVGFIDDQFGLPPWVRLSVQILTAFLLIASDIRIEARIFPPIDPLLSTLITVLWVVGITNAINLMDGIDGLVGGVSFITSMSLLAVSAQFATRAAATLLLAALGGSALGFLRHNFHPSRIIMGDAGAYFFGYVLAATAILGSLKVNTVFALVPTILFLLLPVIDTTQVFVLRLMAGKNPLSTPGKDHLHHRLLATGLSQRATAIALWSFTAVGNCLAMKLQGMTPLTILMTMLSIVALLSFTIWQRIRKV encoded by the coding sequence ATGAACATCTACGGCTTCCTCCAATCTATCGGGATCGCCAGCCCATATGGTTATGGTTGGCTATCAGTCATGTTTACCTTTGTGTTGGCATGGATAGTCACTTGGCAATTAATGCCAGAAGTGCGATCGTTCGCTTTAAAAGTAGGTTGGGCAGACCAGCCTAACGAACGACGGCTCAACCGCGAACCTTTGCCTAATGCTGGTGGTTTGGTAATTTATACTGGAGTGTTAGCTGCTTTAGTATTGGCAACGCTTTTGCGCCCCATAGTTATTGAAGGAGTGCTAGCTGAGGTACTAACAATCTTGTTAGGAGGCTCGATTTTAGTTTTAGTAGGATTCATCGATGACCAATTTGGCTTGCCACCTTGGGTACGCTTGTCCGTACAAATTCTGACAGCTTTTTTGCTCATTGCTAGCGATATCCGCATCGAAGCTAGAATATTTCCACCAATCGATCCGTTACTTTCGACTCTGATTACCGTACTGTGGGTAGTTGGAATTACGAATGCAATTAACTTGATGGATGGAATTGACGGTTTAGTAGGAGGAGTCAGCTTTATCACTTCTATGAGCCTACTAGCGGTCTCGGCACAATTTGCCACTCGAGCCGCAGCAACTTTACTCTTAGCAGCATTGGGAGGCTCAGCACTGGGATTTCTGCGTCATAACTTTCATCCTTCCCGGATCATCATGGGAGACGCTGGAGCTTATTTTTTTGGCTACGTGCTAGCGGCTACCGCAATTTTAGGTAGCTTAAAAGTTAATACTGTATTTGCTTTAGTACCAACAATCCTATTTCTGCTGCTACCAGTCATTGACACAACTCAGGTGTTTGTCCTGCGGTTGATGGCGGGGAAAAATCCTCTTAGTACTCCTGGTAAAGACCATCTACATCACCGCTTGTTGGCTACTGGCTTATCGCAACGAGCTACGGCGATCGCATTATGGTCTTTCACCGCAGTCGGGAATTGTTTAGCAATGAAACTCCAAGGTATGACCCCTCTCACTATCCTGATGACTATGCTCAGCATTGTCGCACTTCTAAGCTTCACCATCTGGCAAAGAATTAGGAAGGTATAA
- a CDS encoding peptidoglycan DD-metalloendopeptidase family protein, with protein sequence MKQTWAKDRADRASKAKRQVRTSAATIGIIFSAGASNLLLTQISNSAPAIAVNQPSLSQMPIATRASLTIGSIGVPTGIAATVPLAFTQSHTNATQLFEPVAKQPTEKTAKVLQALRVNRLIRQLKASKITVSTAALVSQLDEREAAIARQRWSIDRLRQKLNRLEEDSSAELGFEEWQASAGTSSQEQMGASLASDPGLQPAVSLLAFHPQLQTPQSIHGNASGEAMPYVLEAMPEARMSLAQTHTAASLPKIAVDRPMVLVPLQALSYKVKAGDTLSAIAQQHGLPLTTLITANKLADPNRIQIAQQLIVPISPSKGSESQQPITAALENNTNAGMGGNISEDDSVVEANPQGIAEIQRQQSAKAEQAQLSDRYVQNLRSDIEKLQQRYRTQPLLSQATPAEQPAAKTSGDRLLRKLRQIASIELKTERNFNSKQASKTLQVEAPKQPQRSVQPTEDESDDSLATAPIGRDATDSLQSIQQRNVSPALPPLDSADTYLPKPIISKKGFMWPARGKLSSGYGYRWGRMHRGIDIAAPVGTPIFAAAAGVVIKSGWNSGGYGNMVDIQHTDGTVTRYAHNKRLLVHKGQTVYQGQQISEMGNTGFSTGPHLHFEIHPLGKKAVNPMAFLPR encoded by the coding sequence TTGAAACAAACGTGGGCAAAAGATCGAGCAGATCGAGCCTCTAAAGCCAAGCGGCAAGTGCGGACTTCAGCCGCCACGATCGGCATTATTTTCTCAGCCGGAGCGTCCAATCTGCTATTGACCCAAATCAGTAATAGCGCTCCAGCCATAGCCGTAAATCAGCCTTCGCTCAGTCAAATGCCGATAGCAACTAGAGCGAGCTTAACCATTGGCAGCATTGGTGTGCCAACAGGAATCGCGGCAACCGTGCCTTTAGCATTCACTCAAAGCCATACTAACGCGACACAGTTATTTGAGCCTGTAGCCAAGCAACCAACAGAGAAAACAGCCAAAGTTTTACAAGCTTTGCGAGTCAATCGCCTGATTCGCCAGCTCAAGGCAAGTAAAATTACCGTATCAACAGCAGCGTTAGTATCTCAACTAGACGAGCGAGAAGCAGCGATCGCCAGACAAAGATGGTCGATCGATCGCTTGAGACAGAAATTGAATCGCTTGGAAGAAGATAGTTCGGCGGAGTTGGGGTTTGAGGAGTGGCAAGCATCGGCAGGGACATCGAGCCAGGAACAAATGGGGGCATCGCTAGCAAGCGATCCTGGGCTGCAACCCGCAGTATCTCTACTAGCATTCCATCCTCAGTTACAAACTCCACAGTCAATACATGGTAATGCAAGTGGGGAGGCAATGCCTTACGTACTGGAGGCAATGCCTGAAGCTCGCATGTCTTTGGCACAAACGCACACAGCAGCAAGTCTGCCAAAAATAGCGGTCGATCGCCCAATGGTACTAGTCCCCTTACAGGCACTTAGCTACAAGGTAAAAGCCGGAGACACGCTGAGTGCGATCGCGCAACAACACGGACTACCACTGACAACTCTCATTACCGCCAACAAATTAGCCGATCCCAACCGCATTCAGATCGCCCAACAGCTGATCGTGCCAATTTCGCCATCAAAGGGAAGTGAGAGCCAGCAGCCAATAACAGCAGCCCTGGAAAACAATACTAATGCTGGTATGGGTGGCAACATTTCTGAAGATGATTCGGTTGTGGAAGCCAATCCTCAAGGGATAGCAGAAATTCAGCGGCAGCAATCAGCAAAAGCAGAACAAGCACAGTTGAGCGATCGCTACGTCCAAAATTTACGTAGTGATATCGAGAAATTACAGCAGAGATATCGCACCCAGCCATTGCTGAGTCAAGCAACACCAGCAGAACAACCTGCTGCTAAGACGAGTGGCGATCGCTTGTTGCGGAAGCTACGTCAGATTGCATCTATCGAACTTAAAACAGAGCGAAACTTCAATTCCAAACAAGCAAGCAAGACTTTACAAGTAGAAGCACCAAAACAGCCGCAGCGTTCAGTGCAACCAACTGAAGATGAAAGTGATGATAGCTTGGCAACAGCACCGATTGGTAGAGATGCAACAGATTCGCTCCAATCAATTCAGCAACGAAACGTATCGCCAGCATTACCACCTTTAGATTCAGCAGATACCTATTTACCCAAACCGATAATTTCCAAAAAGGGCTTCATGTGGCCTGCTAGAGGGAAACTTTCTTCCGGGTATGGCTATCGTTGGGGGAGGATGCATCGGGGAATTGACATTGCTGCTCCGGTGGGGACACCTATTTTTGCGGCTGCGGCTGGAGTCGTCATCAAGTCAGGCTGGAACTCTGGCGGCTACGGCAATATGGTTGATATTCAACACACAGATGGTACGGTCACTCGCTATGCCCACAACAAGCGATTGCTCGTTCATAAAGGTCAAACAGTATACCAAGGGCAGCAGATTTCCGAGATGGGTAATACTGGTTTCAGTACTGGTCCCCACCTACACTTTGAAATTCATCCACTAGGTAAAAAAGCAGTTAATCCAATGGCTTTTTTACCCCGATGA
- a CDS encoding tRNA (cytidine(34)-2'-O)-methyltransferase: MPQLVLVHPQIPPNTGNIARTCAATGTELHLVAPLGFEISDRYLKRAGLDYWQYVNLHYHESLDSFKNYYLERGGRWVGFSVKGESNYIEYQFQADDWLLFGSETTGLPPAVLSACHARVYIPMAQTGVRSLNLSVSVAVGLFEARRQLGYLRV; the protein is encoded by the coding sequence ATGCCTCAACTCGTTTTGGTTCACCCGCAAATTCCTCCCAATACTGGAAACATTGCCCGTACCTGTGCGGCGACAGGGACAGAATTACATTTGGTTGCACCGTTGGGTTTTGAAATTAGCGATCGCTATTTGAAACGAGCTGGCTTAGACTACTGGCAATATGTCAACTTGCATTACCACGAATCTCTAGACAGCTTCAAAAACTATTATCTAGAGCGCGGGGGACGCTGGGTTGGCTTTAGCGTTAAAGGTGAATCGAACTACATCGAATACCAATTTCAGGCTGACGATTGGTTGCTATTCGGTAGCGAAACAACTGGATTACCTCCAGCCGTCCTTTCTGCTTGTCACGCCAGAGTTTACATTCCTATGGCTCAAACTGGCGTTCGCAGTCTAAACCTTTCTGTCAGCGTCGCCGTTGGTCTGTTTGAAGCCCGTCGGCAATTAGGCTATTTGAGGGTATAG
- the gshA gene encoding glutamate--cysteine ligase translates to MLLSKGFEIEMYTGTPSGDVVGLSDKIVANLEGNFAKEPDSRNVEYITSPSTQYESQLCELLRPRRKIREYLQRLGNYTFIPGSTLSLGGSDRFYRSDPNNPYHEYIEKTYGTTVVTASVHINVGIEDPEVLLRACRLIRVEAPLYLALSASSPFIDGEPTGYHSTRWAVFPQTPAHVPLFESHAHHIRWVEEQLAAGTMQSVRHLWASVRPNGDRRPYDLNRLELRICDLVTDPIALLSITALLEARLCQLIADPQLDPLEMSTLPATTRAEDLLTITAANESAVARSSLDAQLTHWQDGRKILARDWIEEVYQEVWAIAKQNGFNCFLSPVQKILREGNTAQQWLKLHAYGFEPRSIIMQSIQAMSDRELELEDKLCSSAMV, encoded by the coding sequence GTGCTGCTATCAAAAGGCTTTGAAATTGAAATGTACACGGGGACACCGTCAGGAGATGTCGTCGGTCTTTCAGACAAAATCGTGGCAAATTTAGAGGGGAATTTTGCCAAAGAGCCAGATAGCCGTAACGTAGAGTATATAACGTCTCCCTCAACTCAATACGAAAGCCAGTTGTGCGAACTACTGCGCCCTCGGCGCAAAATACGGGAATATCTCCAGCGATTGGGCAACTACACGTTTATTCCTGGTAGTACTTTATCTTTGGGGGGGAGCGATCGCTTCTACCGTTCCGACCCGAATAACCCATACCATGAATATATTGAAAAGACCTACGGTACTACAGTTGTTACTGCTAGCGTTCATATTAATGTTGGGATTGAAGATCCAGAAGTACTTTTACGGGCGTGTCGTCTGATCCGCGTCGAAGCACCTCTGTACCTCGCCCTCAGCGCCTCCTCTCCTTTTATTGACGGCGAACCTACTGGTTATCACTCCACCCGTTGGGCAGTTTTTCCTCAAACTCCCGCACACGTCCCCCTGTTTGAAAGCCACGCTCATCATATTCGTTGGGTTGAGGAACAGTTAGCCGCAGGGACAATGCAGAGCGTGCGCCATCTTTGGGCATCGGTAAGACCGAATGGCGATCGCCGCCCTTACGACCTCAACCGTTTAGAATTAAGAATCTGCGATCTCGTCACCGATCCGATTGCTTTATTAAGTATTACTGCCTTACTGGAAGCGCGGCTGTGCCAACTCATAGCAGATCCACAACTCGATCCGCTAGAAATGAGTACCCTACCAGCAACAACCCGCGCTGAAGATTTGTTGACAATTACTGCTGCTAACGAAAGCGCAGTCGCCCGTTCTAGCCTCGACGCTCAGCTAACTCATTGGCAAGACGGCAGAAAAATCTTAGCGAGAGACTGGATTGAAGAAGTTTATCAAGAAGTCTGGGCGATCGCCAAGCAAAACGGCTTCAATTGTTTTCTTTCTCCCGTACAAAAAATTCTGCGCGAGGGGAACACCGCTCAGCAGTGGTTGAAACTTCATGCATACGGCTTTGAGCCAAGAAGCATTATCATGCAATCTATCCAAGCAATGAGCGATCGCGAGTTAGAACTGGAAGATAAGCTCTGTTCGTCGGCAATGGTGTAG
- a CDS encoding choice-of-anchor Q domain-containing protein, whose product MRKTKRFRWIRYALIVIMVCGLAILPQTVLSQERQIFTVNSILDEPDGNIGDGNCISNPSRLCTLRAAVQEGQAVNRAVTVPAGLYELSQGHLDITKNLTLTGAGSGKTKIDGMLKSRVFDIADTGFAYIGKVTVQWGNATPGFASHSHGGGIHNHGTLILVDSTVRASSINWRYGNVWGGGGLTNASTGKATLVNVTIVGNSTSGAGGGIENLGTMDVYNSTIANNQSFRSATSGGGIANTGTIQLKNTLVANNYEGDNCDGTIVDLGGNLSSDATCGFPTSRSNVEIVLGGRDDHDMLPIYAESPAIDRGIDDQCQSTDQRGMTRPLDGNRDGVATCDVGAYEYLAPLSEGVDTITN is encoded by the coding sequence ATGCGAAAAACGAAACGATTTCGATGGATACGCTATGCATTAATTGTAATTATGGTTTGCGGACTTGCTATTCTACCTCAAACGGTTCTATCTCAAGAAAGACAAATTTTTACAGTTAATAGCATCTTAGATGAACCAGACGGGAATATAGGTGATGGGAACTGTATTTCCAATCCTTCCCGCCTCTGTACGTTACGCGCCGCAGTACAAGAAGGTCAGGCAGTCAACCGTGCTGTCACCGTACCAGCAGGTTTGTACGAACTGAGTCAGGGACACTTAGATATCACCAAAAACTTAACCCTGACTGGTGCGGGTTCTGGAAAAACAAAAATAGATGGCATGTTGAAAAGTCGCGTGTTCGATATCGCTGACACTGGCTTTGCCTACATTGGTAAAGTCACAGTACAGTGGGGTAATGCAACCCCTGGCTTTGCTAGTCACTCCCACGGTGGGGGTATTCACAACCACGGGACGCTGATTTTAGTTGATAGTACAGTCAGAGCAAGTTCTATTAACTGGAGGTATGGTAACGTTTGGGGTGGCGGTGGACTTACTAATGCAAGTACGGGCAAAGCAACACTCGTGAACGTAACGATCGTGGGGAACTCTACATCTGGTGCAGGTGGGGGAATTGAAAACCTCGGCACGATGGATGTGTACAATAGCACGATCGCTAACAATCAGTCTTTCCGCTCGGCAACAAGTGGTGGTGGAATTGCCAATACTGGTACGATTCAGTTAAAGAATACGCTGGTAGCAAATAACTATGAGGGTGATAATTGCGACGGCACGATTGTCGATCTTGGTGGCAACCTATCAAGCGATGCAACCTGTGGCTTTCCTACCAGCCGAAGTAACGTTGAGATCGTACTAGGCGGACGTGACGATCATGATATGTTGCCAATCTACGCTGAGAGTCCGGCAATCGATCGCGGGATCGACGACCAATGCCAGAGTACCGATCAACGTGGTATGACTCGACCCCTAGACGGAAACAGAGATGGTGTTGCTACTTGCGATGTGGGTGCATACGAGTATCTCGCACCTCTATCAGAGGGAGTTGACACAATTACTAATTAA
- a CDS encoding ABC transporter permease subunit, translating into MSQIQSKPMRGRSSDRPKGGRRKSASNLLQIVGILPILALICILFALLTPNFLTTGNIVNIFRQASINIVLATGMTFVILTGGIDLSVGSILGVTAVVGVLTSLIPGVGWLAVPVALLAGLGLGLINGALIAFLDLPPFIVTLGALTALRGAAYLIASGTTVINRDLNFAWIGINYLGPVPWLVVIALLTVVASWFILRRTILGMQIYAVGGNQQAARLTGIKVKRVLLFVYGVSGLLSGLAGIMSASRLYSATGMLGNGYELDAIAAVILGGTSFSGGIGTIWGTLLGALIIATLNNGLTLLNMSFFWQLVVKGLVIIVAVTIDRLRRRSRR; encoded by the coding sequence ATGAGTCAAATCCAATCAAAACCAATGCGAGGCAGATCGAGCGATCGCCCCAAGGGAGGTAGGCGTAAATCTGCAAGTAACCTGCTTCAGATAGTAGGAATTCTCCCGATTCTGGCGCTGATTTGCATTCTCTTCGCCTTACTCACGCCTAACTTTCTTACCACAGGCAACATAGTCAATATATTCCGGCAAGCATCGATCAACATCGTGCTAGCAACAGGGATGACGTTTGTAATTCTTACGGGCGGAATCGATCTTTCGGTTGGTTCTATCCTGGGAGTAACAGCTGTAGTTGGCGTACTGACATCACTCATACCAGGGGTCGGCTGGCTGGCGGTTCCCGTTGCTTTACTCGCAGGCTTGGGTTTGGGCTTAATTAACGGTGCTTTAATTGCCTTTCTTGACCTGCCACCTTTCATTGTCACTCTAGGTGCGCTCACGGCTTTGCGAGGGGCTGCTTATTTAATTGCTAGCGGTACAACCGTGATCAACCGCGACCTCAACTTTGCTTGGATCGGGATTAATTACTTAGGACCAGTTCCTTGGTTAGTGGTAATTGCGTTGCTTACAGTGGTAGCTAGCTGGTTTATTCTCCGCCGCACTATTTTGGGAATGCAGATCTATGCAGTGGGTGGCAATCAACAGGCAGCAAGGCTAACGGGAATTAAGGTCAAGCGAGTACTTTTATTTGTTTACGGTGTCAGTGGCTTGCTCTCCGGCTTAGCGGGAATTATGAGCGCCAGCCGTCTTTACAGTGCTACAGGAATGCTAGGGAATGGATACGAACTCGATGCGATCGCGGCTGTAATTTTGGGCGGAACCAGCTTCTCTGGTGGGATTGGCACTATCTGGGGAACTCTGCTTGGTGCGTTAATCATTGCCACCCTCAATAACGGACTAACTTTGTTGAATATGTCATTCTTCTGGCAGTTAGTTGTCAAGGGTTTAGTCATTATTGTTGCCGTCACAATCGATCGCCTCCGCAGACGCTCTAGAAGATAA
- a CDS encoding sugar ABC transporter ATP-binding protein — protein MTTTTSPPIPRLEMRGITKKFHGVTALENVNLTVYPGEIHALMGENGAGKSTLMKILAGAYETDAGEIRINGDPVKISDPSAARQAGIALIYQELNLAPNLTVAENIFMGSELTKGYFLDRDRMNQEAAAVLNSLGASFQPEDTVSRLSIAEQQQVEIARALKDNSRILIMDEPTAALSDRETEQLFELIRKLRDNGIAIIYISHRMEEIYALADRISVLRDGEYVGSLERQEISSERLVQMMVGRPLQDLFEKQPGKTIGSVVLEVKNISDGGKIQPASLTLHAGEIVGLAGLVGAGRTELCRLIFGADPKTSGEVILDGKHLNINQPSDAIAAGIGYVPEDRKEQGLFLEMSCRKNIAINLLKREAKVGTISPLRINQIASAAVDNFNIRLAELGIRALDLSGGNQQKLLLARWLAIKPKVLMLDEPTRGVDIGAKSEIYRIISDLAAQGVAILMVSSELPEIIGMSDRVLVMREGRLVGELNSTNGEKITQEKIMTYATGAIEGEKL, from the coding sequence ATGACAACAACAACATCCCCTCCCATCCCTCGGTTAGAAATGCGAGGCATCACCAAGAAATTTCACGGTGTAACTGCCTTAGAGAATGTCAATTTGACTGTTTATCCAGGTGAAATTCACGCTCTGATGGGCGAGAATGGCGCGGGTAAAAGTACGTTGATGAAAATTCTGGCTGGGGCATACGAAACAGATGCAGGCGAAATTCGCATTAACGGCGACCCAGTAAAAATTTCCGATCCTAGTGCTGCTAGGCAAGCCGGAATTGCCCTGATTTATCAAGAACTGAATCTCGCCCCCAACTTGACTGTAGCTGAAAACATTTTCATGGGTAGCGAGTTAACTAAGGGATATTTCCTCGATCGCGATCGCATGAATCAGGAAGCAGCAGCAGTCCTCAACAGTCTGGGAGCGAGTTTTCAGCCAGAAGACACGGTGTCTCGCCTCTCGATTGCCGAACAGCAACAAGTCGAGATTGCGCGGGCGCTCAAGGACAATAGCCGCATCCTAATTATGGATGAGCCAACCGCAGCGCTTTCAGACCGCGAGACAGAACAACTATTTGAGTTAATTCGCAAGCTGCGAGACAACGGCATCGCCATTATCTACATCAGTCATCGCATGGAAGAAATTTACGCGCTTGCCGATCGCATTAGCGTTTTGCGAGATGGCGAGTACGTAGGCAGTTTAGAACGCCAGGAGATCTCTAGCGAGCGCCTGGTACAAATGATGGTAGGCAGACCTTTGCAAGATTTGTTTGAAAAACAGCCCGGAAAAACCATCGGTTCAGTCGTACTAGAGGTAAAAAACATTAGCGATGGTGGCAAAATTCAGCCTGCAAGTTTAACACTACACGCAGGAGAAATTGTCGGCTTGGCAGGACTGGTAGGTGCAGGACGTACGGAATTATGTCGGTTAATCTTCGGTGCTGACCCCAAGACAAGTGGTGAAGTGATTTTAGATGGTAAACATCTCAACATCAATCAACCCAGCGATGCGATCGCCGCTGGTATTGGTTACGTGCCAGAAGACCGCAAAGAACAGGGCTTATTTCTCGAAATGAGCTGCCGCAAGAATATTGCAATTAACCTGCTCAAACGGGAAGCGAAAGTAGGCACGATCAGCCCATTACGAATTAACCAAATTGCCTCAGCCGCAGTCGATAACTTTAATATTCGGCTAGCAGAACTAGGCATTAGAGCCTTAGATTTGTCTGGTGGCAACCAACAGAAACTGCTGCTAGCAAGATGGTTGGCAATTAAGCCTAAAGTTTTGATGTTAGACGAACCCACAAGGGGTGTAGATATTGGCGCAAAAAGCGAAATTTATCGCATCATTAGCGACTTAGCAGCCCAAGGAGTTGCAATTCTAATGGTTTCGAGCGAACTACCTGAAATTATCGGGATGAGCGATCGCGTTTTGGTGATGCGAGAAGGGCGTTTAGTTGGCGAACTAAACAGTACCAACGGCGAGAAAATTACGCAAGAAAAGATTATGACTTACGCCACCGGAGCAATTGAGGGAGAAAAATTATGA
- a CDS encoding ABC transporter substrate-binding protein: MKGKKAAIAIGLFGAIGSAIVACSPDSQNNSTAQINPNSKLRSLAITVGDLSNPFFVLMGRGAESEAKKIAGEGVRTAVVSSGYDLNLQFNQIENFIAANTDLILLNAGDSEGIAAAVEKAKQAGITVIAVDTGAGGGVDATVTSNNLQAGQISCQYIADRLKGKGNVVIVNGPPVQSVFDRVKGCEQVFAQYPNIKILSKDQNAEGSRDGGLRVMSDLLTSFNKIDAVFAINDPSGVGAELAAKQARRNEFFIVGVDGAPEAKQAIEDPNSIFVATAAQDPLGMTQTAVRVGNDILNGKKPKNPDILIPVRLITRENVKDYKGWQ; this comes from the coding sequence ATGAAAGGGAAAAAAGCCGCGATCGCCATTGGTCTATTCGGCGCGATCGGCAGTGCCATTGTCGCTTGCTCGCCAGATAGCCAAAATAACTCTACAGCACAAATCAATCCAAACTCAAAACTGCGCTCGCTTGCAATTACTGTAGGCGATCTCAGCAATCCCTTCTTTGTCTTGATGGGACGAGGTGCGGAATCTGAGGCTAAGAAAATTGCTGGAGAAGGGGTACGAACTGCTGTTGTTTCTAGCGGTTACGACCTCAACTTGCAATTCAATCAAATCGAAAACTTTATTGCCGCTAACACGGACTTAATCCTGCTAAATGCTGGCGATAGTGAGGGCATTGCAGCTGCTGTGGAAAAAGCCAAACAAGCAGGCATTACCGTAATCGCAGTCGATACAGGTGCGGGTGGTGGCGTAGATGCTACCGTCACCTCTAATAATCTGCAAGCAGGGCAGATTAGCTGTCAGTATATTGCCGATCGCCTCAAAGGGAAAGGCAATGTTGTAATTGTGAATGGTCCGCCAGTACAATCTGTATTCGATCGCGTCAAAGGTTGCGAACAAGTCTTTGCTCAGTACCCCAACATCAAAATACTTTCTAAAGACCAAAACGCCGAAGGTAGCAGAGATGGTGGTTTAAGGGTCATGAGCGACTTGCTGACATCATTTAACAAAATTGATGCCGTATTTGCGATCAACGATCCGAGCGGAGTTGGTGCAGAACTCGCAGCCAAGCAAGCCAGACGCAACGAGTTTTTCATTGTCGGCGTAGACGGCGCACCGGAAGCAAAACAAGCAATTGAAGACCCCAATAGTATTTTTGTTGCGACTGCTGCTCAAGATCCACTGGGCATGACACAAACAGCCGTTCGAGTTGGTAACGACATTCTCAATGGCAAGAAGCCGAAGAATCCCGACATTTTGATTCCTGTCAGGCTAATTACCAGAGAAAACGTCAAAGACTATAAAGGCTGGCAGTAA